The DNA window AGTATTGAAGGAAAAAATCTCAAAAATATCCCAATGGGGTTGACGGGCCGGTGTTTCCGGAGTATAAATTTTTTACTTCTTAAACTTCCTTTCTTTTGTGGGGGCTGGTTTGGGTAGAACATGTGTTCTCTTCAAACCAGCCTCTCTTTTTTAGGGAAGACATAGAATGCGTTTTATATCAAATCGTTATCTCCACTCGATCTGCTTGTTTCTTTTCGTTGTCTTCCTTTTTGCTGTTTGTTCCGGGTGCACCAACCGTATTTCCCTTGAGTCCATGGGCGGCATTGCCATTGACAACGGTTTTCTAGAGTCCCGTTTCCACGGACGCTATTTCGACCTGCTTGAGTATGTGCACAACGGTAAGCCAACGGGCGATGGTCATGTCCTGAATGTCTATCTGGAAGGTGATGGCCGTGCCTGGCTGAACAGGCGAACCCCGGCTTCCGACCCCACCCCGGACAACCCTGTTTCCTTTTTGCTCGCCATGCAGGACCCGCATGCCCTGGTTGCGTATCTCGCGCGTCCCTGCCAGTTCGTCAGCGGTGCCGAACGGAGGAACTGCATCAGCCCGTTGTGGACCTCCGCCCGTTTTTCCGAGCCGGTTGTCGAGGAAACGAGCCGGGCGTTGGATGATCTTTTGCGGCGAACGGGTGCGAACCGTCTGCGGTTGATAGGTTTTTCCGGTGGCGGCGCCTTGGCCGTGCTTGTGGCCGCACGCAGGGCAGATGTGGTGTCGCTGGTCACGGTAGCCGGAAATCTCGACCACGCTGCGTGGACGTCCATGCACAAGGTTTCACCTCTTGTGGATTCCCTCAACCCCATGGATGTAGCCCAACAGGTGCAACATATCGAACAGCTGCATATTGCGGGCGCGGACGATGCGGTTGTGCCACCCTCCATAGCCCGCCGGTTTGTGGAGGCCATGCCGGATCCTGTGGCCGCCCGGGTTGTGGTTATCGACGGCATGGGGCATCATGACGACTGGTCCGTGGCCGTGCCGCTCATCAACCCGTGATTCCCCGTTCAGACAGGCCCATGCAGTTTATTCACAACAAGTACATATTCGCGTTGCTGCTGCTTTTTGCCGCGGCCCTGATCTATGCGGGGCTTGCCATGCATCATGCCCGGTTCATGCAGGATACCGGCTGCGTGTATCACGGCAGCGATCAGCCCATTTTGGCCAATAACGATGGCTGGTTCTATCTATCCGCGGCACGGCAGATTGCCGGGACGGAGTCGCCCGTATCCGGCGTTCTTTCCGAAACACGGCAATCCATGCTCATGCCGCATGTGCTGGCCATGCTGGCCGGAACTGACGACAGTCGGCTCCGGCAAATCGGATTCTATCTTCCTGTTGTTCTGGCTTTGTTTATGGTCATTGGCGTCCTGCCGTGGGCCATGGATACCGGGTCGCGGTTCCAGATGGCGGCAACGGCGCTTGGGGCGGCTCTTGCCCCGTATTGGATCGTGCGCACCCATGCCGGAAAGCTGGACACCGACGGACTGATTCCGGGATTGCTGAGCCTGTGCCTGTATGCATTGTACCGCTTTTCCCGGGGCGGCCCCCGGCGGTGGCTCTGGCTGGGCGGGTACATGCTTGGTGCCGGAGTGATGGGGCTGTGGTGGAAGCCGGGCCTGTTTCTGGTTGCCGGGGCATTTTTCCTGTTGATGGTGGCCCCGCCGAAAACACTCTTTGATGCACGGTTGCGTCTTGGTCTCGGTCTGGTGGTACTGGTGGGCGCATTGCTTGCCGCCATGGGTGTCTCGCCCATCGCAGGCTATCTCGAATATGCCGCAAGCCATGCGCGCCTTGCCTTGGGTTCCGGAACCGGATCACTGCTTGGCCGGGCCATAGCCGAACTGAACGGTTTGTCGCCAATGGCATTGGGTGACGGCGTGATGGGCAGTGCGTGGCTTGGCCTTCTGATAGTACCGGGCATCATTTTTCACCTGCGGGAAAACAGCCGTGCGGCCTTGTTTCTTTTGCCCACCATCGTACTGGGTGGATTGGCGGTCATTGCCCAGCGGTTTGCGATTTTTCTGGTGCCCGGTGCCGTTTTTTTTACAGCCTGCGGAGTCCGTGGTTGCGTGGATATGTTGCTTCGGCGCATGCGCAAGCACCCGCCCGCTTTGGCTCCGGTGCTGTGGACGGCCGTGTTGGTGGCGTTTTTGGCACCGTCCGCATTGGCGGTTGCCGAGTTTGAGCCGCGTCCATATTTCGATGGCGGGGATATCCGAATGGCCGAGGCCATACGCGAAAATGCGGATGCCGGGACACACCTATGGTCATGGTGGGATTACGGGTATTTCCTGCAGTACCTGACCGGGTGCCCGGTCTTTTTTGACGGCGGCAGCCAGACCATGCGTTCCTGCTTCATGGCCGCCTATCCTTTGGTGCAGGCCGATCCGGACATGGCGGCGCGCTGGATGGGTTATTTCTCGGCCAATCCGCAGGCGCTGCCCGGGACCGCGTGGGAGCAGTGGAACCCGCAGGGGTTTGCCGCGTTCGTGCGCAACATGCCCGAGCCGAAACGATCCGTGCCCGTTATCCTGTGCCTGCCGCGTCGCGCCTATGACGCCAGCGGCTTTCTGTATTCCTTTGCCCATGCGCGAGGTGAGGAGCGGGGCCAGACACCGCCTCCGGTCGTGAACCATATGGATATTTTTGCGCGGGGCGATTTCCGGTATGACGCGTGGAACAACACCGTGGTGGTCCCCGAGCCCGTGCAGAAAAAGGGGTATACGGGGTTTGGCGCCATTGTGGACGCCACGGGCCGCACCCCGGATGATTTTCGGTTTGAAACCATGCCCGATCCCTACCTTGTCCACGCAGACAGCGCGGATTTCATAGCGGTAGTGGACCGGGCCATGGTCGATTCCGTTCTTTTTCGCCTTCTCGGCCTGTTCAGCTTTGAAGACACGCCGTTTTCACCCCTGTTTTTTGAGTACGGCACAGGCGGCGCATGGCGGGTGAGCCTTCCCTGATCCTATTGATACACGGGACGGTGCACCGGCTGTCTCGGATTTGAATTTCCTTTTGGTACAACAACCTTCGGGGTGTTGGGCAGCTCTGGTTTCAGATGTCGTTTCCCTTTGCTCAGTGAGGGGATCATCTGCATGAGCAGCGGGGGTATGGGTTTGGGGGCACCGATGGAGCCGTCCGGGCCGATGCGGGAATACAGGCCGCCTTCGCCGATGTCCTGAGACGCTTCTCCGGTACGCAGTTGCAGCACATGGCCCTGACCGAGCGAAAGCGCGCCCACACGGTTGCGTTCGCTTTCCACGTGGGCGAACACGTCGGAGCCCCGGATGCCCACCGTGGCCAGCGGGGTGCGCATGTTGAAGCCTTCGGGGTTGGCTTCCACGATCTTGCCGGTGACGGTTCGGAACATGCCCTGCGAAAGATCAAAGAGCAGACCGGATTTCTTGCCGGAATAGACATACTGGTCAATGGTCATTTTCGAGGATTCACCCAGCACGAGGCGGGTCTTGTCTTCGAACATGACCGAAAGCCGACCCTTGGGGCCCGTCGCCAGCACGTCGTTTTCCATGACCGGGGTTCCGGTTTCGGCCGTTACGCTTGTGCCTTTTCGGGTAATGGTGGCCGGTCCTTCGGTGTCATCGACCGTTCCAACGCTTGCGGCCGTGGCAACCGTGGCCGCCGCAAGCAGCATCAGCAGGGCGAGCGCCAGAGCTCGCTGGATCTGTGTTCGCATGATGGCTCCTTTGTGATCGGCAACCGTTTTCGGTTCCCGGTTGACGGAATTCGGGCAACCATAACCCAGCCTGAAGATTGTGTCACCAGCATGAGAATTGTTGCGCACTGCCGTGCCGCAATGTACCGTGGGCGCGGAACAATGGCCGATTTTTGCCGGCCCCACGAGCAACAGGAGAATCCATGGCCGCGTTTCGATACAGGGCCGCGACAGCGGACGGCAGTACGCAGAAGGGCGTTCTGGAAGCCCCTTCGCGGGAACGGGCCGTTGCCGACCTCAGGGCGCGGGGGCTTATCCCTCTGGACCTGAAGCCATTGTCGCAAAAAAAGAGCGGCGGGTCAGGCAGAACGAGAGGCTTTTCCTTTGGATCGCGTGTTCCCCGGGGGCTGATCGGCTCCACGGTGCGCCAGTTGGCCACCCTGCTGCAAGCCGGTCTGCCTTTGGATCAGGCCCTGAATCTGGTGCTGGGCGGGACCCGGCACGCCGAGCTCAGGCGCATCCTTTCCGATATACGAGAGAACATCCGGCAGGGCGGGGATCTTGCCGGAGCCTTTGGTGCGCATCCCTCCGTGTTCGGAGCCACGTTCGTGACCATGGTCCGGGCCGGGGAATCCTCGGGCACGCTGGAGATCGTCATGGAACGGCTGGCCGAGCACATGGAGCAGCAGGCCCGGCTCAGGCGCAAGGTGCGCGGGGCAATGGCCTACCCGTTGCTCATGCTGCTGGTGGGGCTGGGCGTGGTGGTCTTCATGCTGGCGTTTGTCATCCCCAAGGTTACGGATATCTTTTCCGACATGCAGCGCACATTGCCGCTGCCCACGCGCATTTTGCTGGGGGTGAGCGACTTCATGCGCGATCACTGGCTGCTGCTGGTGCTGGCGATTGTCGGGATCGGGCTGGGGGGGTACGCCATTGCCCGCACGGCTGCCGGACGGAAGCTCTTGCACCGCAATGTTTTTCGGGTTCCCTTGCTGGGAGTCGTGGCCCGGCTGCTGGCCGTGGGCAGGTTCTCGCGTACACTGGGCATGCTGCTCAAGAACGGCGTGCCGCTGGACCGCGCGCTGGACATCGTCAAACGCATCACCGCCAACGTGGAGCTCGGCCGCATCATCGGCGAGGTGGCCAAGGGCGTGCAACAGGGCCATTCTCTGGCCGCACATCTGTCCGATTCGGGCTTTTTCGACGAGACCTTCGTGCAGCTCGTGGCGGCCGGGGAGCAGAGCGGCAGTCTGGAGCGCATGCTGCTGGTGGTGTCCGACGAGTGCGACAACCGCGTGGAAGCCCGGCTTCAGGTACTGACCTCGCTCATGGAACCGGTCATGATTCTGGTCATGGGAGCGCTGGTGGGATTCATCGTCATGGCCATCATCCTGCCCATCTTCGAGATGAGCAGCATGGTTGGCTGACGTTATTCAAAGACGTATTTGGGTGCGGCAACAGACCCCTGAAGCGTGAACCGCGTGTCCTTGCCGGGGTTGATTTTAGCACCCATGGGCCCCGGAACAATTCTTTCCGCAGGAGCACGGAGTGTCCCGGCCAGGTTCAGGACCGCGTCCGGTTGGTTGCTCCATTGCGGGCGCATGGTTCCCCGCACGTTGATTTGGAAATCCGCACCGGATTGCAGCCGCAGTTCATCTACCTGCATCACGCCATTGGCAAATGTGGCCGCCAATTTTCCACCCATGATCGGATACCCGGACAGGGCCGGAAATTCGAAGGTTGTTTTCAGCAGTCCGGCATGCAGGTCGAGCGCGCCGTTGCCGCTGGTGTCCAGAACACCCCTGCCGGAAACCACACCGTCCAGCACCGGGAAATGCTCTTGGACCAGCAGCAGTTTTTTCAGCCGTACCCCGTCCACGGTTGCCGAGAGGCGCAATGTCTTTAGATTTGTGAAACTCTGCGTGCGCAGTACCGCGTCCACGCTGCCCTGCGCCATGGTTCCGTGCAGGCTCAGGCCGAATCCGCCGGAAAACAGGGCCGTGAGCGATGGTCGGATGGTCACGTTGCCGATGCGGGCCAGTGCGCCGGTCTTGCCATTGTGAATCAGGCATTCCGAGGCCAGCATGCCGGGGGGGAATGCCGCGGATTCCACGCCGCGCAGGGTCACGGACACGGGGCCTTTTTCGTTCAGATGAGTTAGGGCCATGGAGACGCCCTTGGCGCAGAGCAGATGCAACCCAAAAAACATGAGAAAAAGCAGCAGGAACATTCCCGCACCAACAGCCATGGAACGGTCGGGCCCAGGCAGTGCGGCGCGGCAGGCGTCCGTGAGCGCGTTCAGACGGTTCTGCATGGCGGCGGGAATGAATTTCCGGACGTTGGGCGGTTTCATGATTCGCGGGTATTGCAGGGCTAGATGTTGGTGACGCGCAGCACTTCGGAAATGGTGGTCACGCCCTGCAGGATTTTCATGCACCCGTCGTGCTTGAGGGTGCGCATGCCTTCATGCACGGCTTCCTTTGCCAGTTGTGACGAGTCGGTCTCGGTCAGCACCATGGACTTGAGTGCATCGCTCATCTGCATGAGTTCGTAGAGGGCCTTTCGTCCCTTGTAGCCGGTTTCCATGCACGCGGGGCAGCCCGTGGCCCGGTAGATGGTCTTGCCCTCGAACAGGTGCGCGTATTCCCCGAAATTGGCGGCCAGTTTGTGCGGGTCCGGGCGGTAGGCCTCCCGGCATTCGGGACAGAGCACGCGCACGAGGCGTTGCGCGGCCGCGGCCCGCAGTACCGAGGCCAGCAGGAACGGCTCCACGCCCATGTCCTTGAGCCGGGTCACGGCGCTGGGCGCGTCGTTGGTGTGCAGGGTGGAAAAGACCAGATGCCCGGTGAGCGCGGCCTGTATGGCGATTTCCGCGGTTTCCTTGTCGCGTATTTCACCGATGAGCACCACGTCCGGATCCTGGCGCACTATGGAGCGCAGCCCCTTGGAAAATGTCAGCCCGATCTTGGCGTTGACCTGTATCTGGCCTACCCCGTCCAGCTGGTATTCCACCGGGTCCTCGATGGTCAGGATGTTCTTGTCCGGCGAGTTGATGCGGTTGAGCAGGGCATAGAGCGTGGTGGTCTTGCCGCTGCCCGTGGGACCGGTGAGCAGGATCATGCCGTGGGAAATGGAGGAAAGCCGCTTCATGTGCATGAGATCGTCGTCCATGAGGCCGAGATCGCCAAGACTGAGGATGCGGTTGCTTTTTTCCAGCAGACGCAGGACCACGCGTTCGCCGTGTGCCGTGGGCAGGCAGGAAACGCGCAGGTCCACCTGCCGGTTGCCGAGGCTGAGCGCGATGCGTCCGTCCTGTGGCAGCCGTTTTTCTGCGATGTTCATTTTGGACATGATCTTGAGCCGGGAAATGAGGGCGGAATGGTGCCTGCGGTCGATGGTGTGCTTGTCGTAAAGCACGCCGTCCAGCCGGAAACGAATGCGCAGGGTATCCTTGTACGGCTCGATGTGCACGTCGCTGGCGCCGGCGCGTACGGCCTGCGTCAGCACCGTGTTTACCAGCCGGATGAAGGGCGCGTCGCTGGAATCGTCCAGCAGGTCTTCGATGTTCTCATGCTCCGCGTCCAACAGGTCTTCGTCGTTGGTCTGGCCGAGGATGTCGCTCACTTCCGAGTCCTCGCGCGCCGAGCCGAAAACGTTGTTGATCACGCCCAATATGGCTTGGCGGGGCAGGAGCACGGGACGGATGCGGTCCATGTTCAGGGCGAAACGGAAATCCCCGGTGCGCTCCAGCCCGTCGGAATTGCACACGCCCAGCAGGACCCCGTCGTCATGGCGCAGGGGGATGGCGGGCAGTTCCTTGAGCCTGCCGATGGAAAACGCCCCGATCAGTTCCGGGTCCACGCTTCCTTCGGGCACAACCTCCAGCCGGGGAACGGCGTACAGGTCCGAGAGCAGCTCCAGCAATCCGGGTTCGTCCAGAAGCCCGGTGCGGGTCGCGGCCTGTTCGAGATTCTCACGGTTTTCCCGTGCTTCGGTCTGCAACTGCTCCAGTTCTTCGTCCGTCAGGTTCAGGCGTGCCCGGAGTTGTGTGGCCAGTGTCTTGCTCATGCCCTGTTCACGCTCGCCATGCCCGCTAGCGCACCAGCACGGGCTTGAGTTCTGGGCCGGGCCGCAGCAGGGGCTGGTCCTTTCCGCCACCCAGTTTGACGCGCATGATGTCCGAGCGTTTGGCCTTGGCCATGGTTTCGGCCTTGTCAAAGGTGTCGATGACGTGGGGCGTCAGGAAAATATACAGGTTCGTGGTCTGGTTTTCGGTTTTTTTGTACTTGAAGAGCCAGCCGAGCAGGGGGATGTCGCCCAATCCCGGCACCTTGCTGTTGTTCTGGGTTTCGTCGTCGCCCAGCAGTCCGGCAATGACCACGGTCTGTCCGTCGCGCATGAGGATGGAGGTTTCCACCTCCCGTTTTTTGGTGGTGGGGGCCAGCAGCTGGCTGTTGCCGACCTTTACCTGGGAGTCCACCACCCGGCTGACCTCCTGCTTGATTTCGAGGCGCAGGGTGCGTTCGTCGCTGATGTGCGGGGTGATTTCCAGTTTGACGCCCACGTCCTTGTAGTCGATGTCCTGCTCGTTGTAGTCCGTGTTGTTCGTATTGGTGGAGGTCTGGGTCACGAAGGGGATGTTGTCCACCACGTTTACGCTGGCGGTCTCGTTGTCCAGAGTCATGAGCTGCGGCGTGGAAAGAATCTTGAATCCGTCGCTGGATTTCGAGGCCGAGATCAGGCCTTGCAGGCTGTAGCTGTTGTCCCCGATTTTGATGGCATTGCTGAGCACTGCGCCGATGCTGCCGCCCGCCGGGAAACCAAGCACCTGCACCTCGTCGTCATCCGGCAGATTCAGTGAACCGCCGCCGGTATTGGACGAGCCGAAGACCGAGGTGTCGCCGCCCGAACCGCCCACGGCCCAGTTCACGCCGAACGAAAAGTTCGTGTCCGTGGAGACTTCCATGATCAGCGCCTCGATGAAGACCTGCTTGCGCAGCACGTCCAGCTGGGAGATGGTCTGCTTGAGCGTGCGGAATTCGTCGGGCCGGGCCGTGATGACCAGACTGTTGGTGGCGTTGTCGGCCACCACCTTGATGTCTTTGGAAAATATGCGCTTTTCCCCTTCCTTGGCCGGCGTGGTAGAAACCAGTTCCTGCAGCACCTTGGCCACATCCTCGGCCTTGGCATTGGAAAGGTTGATCAGGTGGATGTCATCCTTGCCCTTGGGCGTGGGCACGTCCATGACCTCCACAAGGCTGGCCACGGTTTCCGCGTTGGTCGGGTCGGTGAGGGCTATGACCGTGTTGGTGCGGGGATCGGCCTCCACCATGGCGAACGCCTGCTGGTTGTTCTTGAGCATTTCCTTGGTCTTGGTGGCCACGATACGGTTGATGCTCGTGGCCACGCCCTTGGCGTCGCCGTACTGGAGCGGATAGGAACGCAGCACGGGCGGAGCCTGGCCCTTGTCCACCACGCTCAGTATTGACAGGGCGCGGCGCACGCTGGAATGGGACGCGGTAATGATCAACGTGTTGCTGGGCTTGTACACGTTGATGTTGCCGTTCTTGCCGATGAGCGGCGTGAGCAGCTTGGCAAGCTCGGTGGCGCTGCTGTTTTCCAGTGGGATGATCTGGGTCACCAGCCCTTCACCCCGGATTCTGTCCAGGCCCACGGCCGTGGGCGCACCCTGGGTCACGGCCTGTGGAATGGGTTCGATCCTGTAGGCCTGGCCGTCCGGCACCACGCACAGGCCGTTGACTTCCAGAATGGATTCGAACACCCGGTAGGCCTCTTTCACGGTCAGGCGCTTGGGCGAATAGACCGTGACCGCGCCGCGGACCTTGTTGTCCACGATGAAGTTGCGGTCCGTGAGTTCGCTGATGAATTTGATCAGGATGTGGATGTCCACGGATTTGAAGTCCAGACTGATGGTTCCCTGTTTGTCCGCGGCGTTTTGCGCCTGCCCGTGGGCTGGCAGGCAGAGCGCGGCCAGCAGGGCCATGGTCATCACTGTTGCTATGATCTGTTTCGTTTTCATTCGTTTATCGCTGCAGGGATGCGTGCACGATGTGCGGCTTGTTGTCGCGCACCAGGAATATGCGCACGTTCTTGCGGTTCAGGAGCGCGGCCAGCCGCTGCACGGTGGGCGGTTCTGTCAGCGCGGTTTCGCCGATGCCTGTCAAAATGTCTCCGGCGCGCAGGCCCAGTTGGGCCAGGGGATTGGTTTTGTCCAGCCGTTGCACCAGCACGCCGTCGTGTTCCGGAGTCCGTGTCAGGCGCAGTCCCCGGGCCATGGCACCGGCAGAAAACATGGTGTGGCGGCCTGTGTGTCCGCTCTGCTCGGCAATGGCCGCGTCGTTTCGTTCCATGAGCAGCAGTTGGGGCGTGCCCGCCTGTTCCAGCACCACGCCGCGGCGCCTGATGTCTTTGATCGTGCTGTTTTCAACGCGTTCGCCCACGCTTTTGACCACCTGCTTCTTGTTCTGGAGCATGATGATGGCGCGTCTGAGTTTCGGGTCGCCCGCATAGATGGTTCCGAGCAGCCGTATGTTCAGGGAACTGACGGGCAGGGCGCTCAGGTCCTGTTGTGCCGAACGCTGCGGCGTTGCCAGTCCGAAGATGTTGCGCGAGAGGATGTTGCCGAAATCGCGGGGCGTTTTTCCGGATTGCTGTGCCGCACGCATGGGAAGGGCCGGGCCTGCGTTGCGGCCTGCCTGTTGCGCAGGGGGCACCATTCGTGCGGCGGCAAGAGAGAATGCGTAGGCCATGACGGCCAGAGCGCCGAATTCCCATGCTTTGGTGATAGTCGATTTTCGGATCATTGCTGTCCCGTGCCCGGTGAAAACGCAGGCCAGATACCTTTATTCCCTTTGCCAACCTCAGTTATCCGGTTTTGGTTGTGATGGCAACTTGATGAGACTGCGAATACCCTTGTGGAACCTTGTGTTTTCCCCGCGCATGTGCTTTTTCAGGGTCATGGGTTTCATGCAGGAAGAAACAGGCGCATCACGATGCCGAAGGCCGCAATGCGGCAACGGCTTCACGCTGGTGGAAGTGCTGGCCGCATTGACCTTTCTGGCCGTGGCCGGATTGGCGGTGATGCACGCCAACCGTTCCAACATGGATACCCTGACCAATGCGCAGCGCATGGACGAAGCGCAGGTGCTGGCCCGCAGCGTGCTTTTCGACCTGCACCGGGAAGGTGTTTCCGACCTCATGGACAGGGACGGCACGTTTGAGGAGCATCCGGGCTTTTCGTGGCAGGCCCGCGCCTTTTCCATGGCCAGGCCCGAAGGCTGGTACCGGCTGTTGGTTTCCGTGCGCTGGACCGACCCGACCGCCGCAGGAGACAAGGTTCGGGAGGTGCGCGTGGAAGAGGTGTTGGCCAAATGACGGCGACGCGCAGCGCACGGGCGGGGTTCACCCTGCTGGAAGTCATGATAGCCGTGGCTCTTTCCGCCACGATTTCACTGGTGCTTTTCGTCCTGTTCGACGCCTCGGCGGACGTGGCCGTGCTGGCCCGGCAGCAGGACGCCACTTCGCAGACGCTGGCGGTGTTCGACGGCATCGTGCTGGACGATTTGCGCAGCATCAACGTGTCCAACGCCACCAACGAGGCTTTCCATTTTTCCGGCAGGCAGGCCACGCCCGGAGATGAACCGTTTCTGGCCTTTCCGACCGGCGTGTCGCTGGAAACCGGGCTGCCGTATCCATCCTGCACCGTGCGCCGGGTGGAATACTCCGTGGTGGAGCATCCGCACGGAAACGGGCTGGCCGTGGTGCGTAGCGAGATGCCGTGGCCCGGCGTGGACGGGGACTGGGAAGACGTTGACCATGTGTTGCTGGAAGGCGTGGAGCGATTCAAGGTCGAATACTACAATGAAAAGGCGGACCAGTTCGTTTCCGTGTGGGGCAGCGGCAACGGTACGCGTCTGCCCGACGCCGTGCGTTTTGCGCTGGCCGTGCGCAACGAATCCGGTGATGTCGTGGAGCGTTCACTCGTGTATACCGTGAGCGGGGCCGGGCTGTGATGCTCCGCAGGAAGCAGCGCGACCGCAGCGGCGTGGCCATGATTCTGGTGCTGCTGATCGTCCCGGCCGTGCTGCTGCTGGTGGCCGGCACCACGCGGCTGCTCATGGTGCGCTATGCCGGGTCCGCCAGCCAGCGTACTCGAGCGGCCGGGGATGCCCTGCTGGAATCCGGGCTGGAGCTTTCCCGGGCATTCTTGCGGGGAGACATGGACGGATACCCCGACCCCGAGCTGCATCTGGAGAAATTTTCCGAGGTGCTGGAGCAGGTGTCCGGCCAATTGGAATCGGCCACCATTACGGGGTCCATCACTGCCGAGCAGGGCAGGATTTCACTGGGCGTGCTGGCCGGGTATTCGGACAACGCCACCAGTGCGGACATGGCCTCGGATACGGCCCGGATTTTTAAGCAACTGGTGCAGGATTTGTGCGACCAGCACGGAATCAGGGCCGATCCCGCGGACTTGCTGACCGCCATTGCCATCTGGGGCGGGGCCAAGGATACCCGACGCGACAGGGCATGGTATGCGTCCCGGGATCCTTCGTATGCCCCCTCCGGCGGACCGCTTCTTTCCCCGGACCAGTTGCTGCTGTTGCGCTGGCCCGATGCTTCTCGCAAAGATTTACGGCTTTTGTATTTCGGTTCGGACGATGTCCCCGGCCTGCGCGATTTCGTCACGGTCTGGAGCGAGGGCCCACTGGACATGCGCGCTGCGGCAGGGCCGGTCGTGGCGGCTGTGGCCGAGAGTGCCGGTGCCGGAAGCGACGTCTCCCGCGATTATGTCGCTGACATCCTTGACCTGCGCGCTCATGGCGATGACGAGGATGGCGTTGAAGAGGCATCGTGGTACCGGGATGCGGCCGAGGATGCGGGGCTGAACATGGAGTCCTTTCCTGCCAGGGCGTTGGGCAGCGCCAGCAATGCATACCGCGTTGATCTTGCGGTGCAGAGCGGTGCCGGGACAATCAGAGCCTTGACCGTGCTGCGTCGAACTGAGAAGAAGTATCAGGAATTGTTCAGGCTCAGGTATTGAGCGCAAGCGGGGAAGAATGGCAAGCACGTTGATCGTGGATGTGGCCGACGGGCAGATAAGCCTTGTGCGGCTGGAGGGACGGGGTCGCAAGGCCCTGGTGACCGGGTGCGCGGTCA is part of the Pseudodesulfovibrio senegalensis genome and encodes:
- a CDS encoding type II secretion system protein GspJ, with amino-acid sequence MTATRSARAGFTLLEVMIAVALSATISLVLFVLFDASADVAVLARQQDATSQTLAVFDGIVLDDLRSINVSNATNEAFHFSGRQATPGDEPFLAFPTGVSLETGLPYPSCTVRRVEYSVVEHPHGNGLAVVRSEMPWPGVDGDWEDVDHVLLEGVERFKVEYYNEKADQFVSVWGSGNGTRLPDAVRFALAVRNESGDVVERSLVYTVSGAGL
- a CDS encoding type II secretion system protein GspK; translation: MLRRKQRDRSGVAMILVLLIVPAVLLLVAGTTRLLMVRYAGSASQRTRAAGDALLESGLELSRAFLRGDMDGYPDPELHLEKFSEVLEQVSGQLESATITGSITAEQGRISLGVLAGYSDNATSADMASDTARIFKQLVQDLCDQHGIRADPADLLTAIAIWGGAKDTRRDRAWYASRDPSYAPSGGPLLSPDQLLLLRWPDASRKDLRLLYFGSDDVPGLRDFVTVWSEGPLDMRAAAGPVVAAVAESAGAGSDVSRDYVADILDLRAHGDDEDGVEEASWYRDAAEDAGLNMESFPARALGSASNAYRVDLAVQSGAGTIRALTVLRRTEKKYQELFRLRY